One segment of Candidatus Latescibacterota bacterium DNA contains the following:
- a CDS encoding BamA/TamA family outer membrane protein, with the protein MLLRLTAIALLLGMLAGPGGTSPARGAELPDSARTDSGRWGAWGAMPAPSDSTVLRIESSPTPGWAPLVLVPYRLVSLPFSLLRLGLEGGIRTWGRHDLPSLLGPYPLPGHLMAELEAGGLGGLGMGVDVKDVAGGQALRLGLRAALGGSREARLGLRGGQGRARLVLSAGHARRAALAYYGLGPESSADDRSEYLQELNWGGLALELEPAAHLELELSATASGLAAYDREGPAFAEATAATGRSSGTAVGLRVVYDSTDQDGRPAHGGVVALKAARFFESDEGLADFTHYRASIERFVGLWNSDQTLALRAVTSWIEPEGDAPVAFTRLLAGENPDRQRGYPAGRWRDRGLALATAEYRWPVWAPSEAASLGLDALLFSDVGQVFGHLDALGDAIKTSWGGGLRLVGGGGDFSASLEIGHSDEGTRVALQFDQHFQHAKGGLFHGEEASVRH; encoded by the coding sequence ATGCTGCTACGCCTCACGGCAATAGCCCTGCTCCTCGGCATGCTGGCCGGCCCCGGCGGGACATCGCCCGCGCGCGGCGCCGAGCTGCCGGACAGCGCGCGCACGGACAGCGGCCGGTGGGGCGCCTGGGGCGCGATGCCGGCGCCCTCCGACAGCACCGTGCTCCGCATCGAGTCCTCGCCCACGCCCGGCTGGGCGCCGCTGGTTCTCGTCCCCTATCGCCTCGTTTCGCTGCCCTTCAGCCTGCTGCGTCTGGGCCTCGAGGGCGGCATCCGCACATGGGGCCGCCACGATCTGCCCTCGCTGCTCGGTCCCTATCCCCTGCCGGGCCACCTGATGGCCGAACTCGAGGCCGGCGGCCTCGGCGGTCTCGGCATGGGCGTCGACGTGAAGGACGTCGCCGGCGGACAAGCCCTGCGCCTGGGCCTGCGCGCGGCGCTGGGCGGCAGCCGCGAGGCGCGGCTCGGCCTGCGCGGCGGCCAGGGCAGGGCGCGGCTGGTACTGAGCGCGGGACACGCCCGCCGCGCGGCGCTGGCCTACTACGGTCTGGGTCCGGAGTCCAGCGCGGACGATCGCAGCGAATACCTGCAGGAGCTCAACTGGGGCGGTCTGGCGCTGGAGCTGGAGCCGGCCGCGCATCTGGAGCTGGAGCTGAGCGCCACGGCCAGCGGGCTCGCCGCTTACGACCGCGAGGGGCCGGCCTTCGCGGAAGCCACCGCCGCCACCGGCCGCTCCAGCGGCACGGCCGTCGGCCTGCGCGTGGTCTACGACAGCACGGACCAGGACGGCCGCCCCGCGCACGGCGGCGTCGTCGCCCTCAAGGCTGCGCGTTTCTTCGAGAGCGACGAGGGGCTCGCCGATTTCACGCACTACCGAGCTTCAATTGAGCGCTTCGTCGGCCTGTGGAACTCGGATCAGACCCTGGCCCTGCGCGCGGTCACGAGCTGGATCGAACCCGAGGGCGACGCCCCCGTGGCCTTCACCCGCCTGCTCGCCGGCGAGAACCCCGACCGCCAGCGCGGCTACCCCGCCGGGCGCTGGCGCGACCGCGGCCTCGCGCTGGCCACGGCCGAGTACCGCTGGCCGGTCTGGGCGCCCAGCGAGGCGGCGAGCCTCGGCCTCGACGCACTGCTCTTCAGCGACGTCGGGCAGGTCTTCGGCCACCTCGACGCGCTCGGCGACGCGATCAAGACCAGCTGGGGCGGCGGCCTGCGCCTGGTGGGCGGGGGCGGCGACTTCAGCGCCAGCCTCGAGATCGGCCACTCCGACGAGGGCACGCGCGTCGCGCTGCAGTTCGATCAGCACTTCCAGCACGCGAAAGGGGGGCTCTTCCATGGCGAAGAGGCGTCGGTGCGCCACTAG
- a CDS encoding metallophosphoesterase — protein sequence MPGPGQSRRIGRAVARNAGAAGLIALALSLCAFTWPWDVNGPWPSSSERPVAPLSHPSVETALAGLPGGPSGGFRFVAFGDQRAVADGEWQALMAAIAARAEGDARLLFMLDTGDIVNDGRHADQFALLADILAPAADLPYVVSVGNHELKDNRSAVARQNTAVCLAGLDADFGVGRMYYAKQLGRLRLLVLDSNDLVYGDDGSAKAVATPAPGSRAEAQWRWLVDQLARPEPEGVVTVVAMHHPIVQSSKKHREAASGLWNLRVDGRSLPELFLDGGVDLVLCGHTHTFEQFRLARGGRAMHLINLSGRPRDSVLGWGAGARRARDILGRETERLADWGWKDLDGWTIDQVDAMTRDEADEFAVFDLPPEGPLSYTVHFLDEDAPAGLRDTEPRQLD from the coding sequence ATGCCTGGTCCGGGGCAGTCTAGGCGAATTGGACGAGCGGTCGCAAGGAATGCCGGCGCGGCGGGGCTGATCGCCCTCGCGCTGAGCCTCTGCGCCTTCACCTGGCCCTGGGACGTGAACGGCCCCTGGCCCTCCAGCTCGGAGCGGCCCGTCGCGCCGCTGAGCCACCCGAGCGTCGAGACGGCCCTCGCCGGGCTCCCGGGCGGGCCGTCCGGCGGCTTCCGCTTCGTCGCCTTCGGCGACCAGCGCGCCGTGGCCGACGGCGAGTGGCAGGCCCTCATGGCCGCCATCGCCGCCCGCGCCGAGGGCGACGCCCGCCTGCTCTTCATGCTCGACACCGGCGACATCGTGAACGACGGCCGCCACGCCGACCAGTTCGCCCTGCTGGCCGACATCCTCGCCCCCGCCGCCGATCTGCCGTATGTCGTGTCGGTCGGAAATCACGAGCTCAAGGACAACCGCTCGGCCGTGGCCCGGCAAAACACCGCGGTCTGCCTGGCCGGCCTCGACGCGGACTTCGGCGTCGGCCGCATGTACTACGCCAAGCAGCTCGGCCGCCTGCGCCTGCTGGTGCTGGACAGCAACGATCTCGTCTACGGGGATGACGGCAGCGCGAAGGCCGTGGCGACGCCCGCGCCGGGCAGCCGCGCCGAGGCCCAGTGGCGCTGGCTGGTCGACCAGCTCGCGCGCCCCGAGCCGGAGGGCGTGGTGACGGTGGTCGCCATGCACCATCCGATCGTGCAGTCGAGCAAGAAGCATCGCGAGGCGGCCAGCGGCCTCTGGAACCTGCGCGTGGACGGCCGCAGCCTGCCCGAGCTCTTTCTCGACGGCGGCGTCGACCTGGTGCTCTGCGGCCACACGCACACCTTCGAGCAGTTCCGTCTCGCGCGGGGCGGGCGCGCCATGCACCTGATCAACCTTTCTGGACGCCCCCGCGACAGCGTGCTCGGCTGGGGCGCCGGCGCGCGGCGCGCGCGGGACATCCTCGGCCGCGAGACCGAGCGCCTCGCCGACTGGGGCTGGAAGGACCTCGACGGCTGGACCATCGATCAGGTGGACGCCATGACGCGCGACGAGGCCGACGAGTTCGCCGTCTTCGACCTGCCGCCCGAGGGGCCCCTGAGCTACACCGTGCACTTCCTCGACGAGGACGCCCCGGCCGGCCTTCGCGACACCGAGCCGCGGCAACTCGACTGA
- a CDS encoding glycosyl hydrolase has translation MSRRSALSLLVVVVALGGAGLLARLPIERAGIGEVEERDVSREPGDGLAPKAPNPWFFLERAYPQGRIPREALQAGRHQAALLREEARLAGDREVGWIPRGPSNVGGRITDLAVDPRDDNRVYAAAAEGGVLRSDDAGQHWTPLFDFGPSLAMGAVALDPLDPDVVYAGGGEVNPGGGSVAYGGAGLFRSPDRGATWASLGLEEVGAIGRIRVDPTDSDRIFVAAMGQLWETDANRGVYRSIDGGATWERVLHVADDTGCVDIIQRPDQPDVLLAAMWQRLRQPDAYDYGGPNCTVYRSTDGGDNWALLSGTGGLPAGGSQSGRIGLDLCASDPDVMCAIYSDRTGYFAGLYRSTNGGSSWTRTSDGGLSGVYASYGWWFGNVRVHPANPLVIFVVGYDFYRSTNGGGSYSFAGGSMHVDHHALAFGPGASPVMYSGNDGGVYRSSNGGTVWSFLPEQPVTQVYRMALSATNPNVLFLGAQDNGTNRSTGGAADDFQNVYGGDGFGPLVHPTNGQQVWAQYQYGGLGYSSNGGGSFTGATSGIGGSDRVAWNAPIVQDPTDPGRRYFGTNKLYRSASNTSWTAVSGDLTGGPGGSGGQVAGTITAIGVSPLDGQVLWTGSDDGHVNVSTNGGASWTDVSAGLPVRWITSVKGDPFVRETAYVTVSGFRWAEPLPHVFRTTDLGATWTPIASNLPEAPVNDILPDPDTPDRLWVASDLGVYQSTNGGGAWSMLGADLPNVVVSELDLDAANRRLYAGTYGRSVFTIDVDQLTAAPPAALAPGRLLAPYPNPSEGGSWIAWSLSREASLDVSVYSVAGRRVWQTQRAAAGGEGRLFWAGEDEHGRALPSGVYLARVSAAGRELGAATITLRR, from the coding sequence ATGAGCCGCCGCAGCGCCCTGTCCTTGCTCGTCGTCGTCGTCGCCCTGGGCGGCGCCGGGCTTCTGGCCCGGCTGCCGATCGAACGCGCGGGAATCGGTGAAGTGGAGGAGCGCGACGTCTCCCGCGAGCCGGGCGACGGCCTCGCCCCCAAGGCGCCCAACCCCTGGTTCTTCCTCGAGCGCGCCTACCCCCAGGGCAGGATCCCCCGCGAGGCCCTCCAGGCCGGGCGGCATCAGGCGGCGCTGCTGCGCGAGGAGGCCCGTCTGGCCGGCGACCGCGAGGTGGGCTGGATCCCCCGCGGGCCCAGCAACGTGGGCGGCCGCATCACCGACCTGGCCGTGGACCCGCGCGACGACAACCGCGTCTACGCCGCGGCCGCCGAGGGCGGCGTCCTGCGCAGCGACGACGCCGGCCAGCACTGGACGCCCCTCTTCGACTTCGGGCCCAGCCTGGCCATGGGCGCGGTAGCGCTGGATCCGCTGGACCCGGACGTGGTCTACGCCGGCGGCGGCGAGGTGAACCCGGGCGGCGGCAGCGTCGCCTACGGCGGCGCCGGGCTCTTCCGCTCCCCCGACCGCGGCGCCACCTGGGCGAGCCTCGGCCTCGAAGAGGTCGGCGCCATCGGCCGCATCCGCGTCGATCCCACCGATTCGGACCGCATCTTCGTCGCGGCCATGGGGCAACTCTGGGAGACGGACGCGAACCGCGGCGTGTATCGTTCGATCGACGGCGGCGCGACCTGGGAGCGGGTGCTCCACGTCGCCGATGACACGGGCTGCGTGGACATCATCCAGCGGCCGGACCAGCCCGACGTCCTGCTGGCCGCCATGTGGCAGCGCCTGCGCCAGCCCGACGCCTACGACTACGGCGGACCGAACTGCACCGTCTATCGCTCCACCGACGGCGGCGACAACTGGGCCCTGCTCTCGGGCACGGGCGGCCTGCCGGCCGGCGGCAGCCAGAGCGGGCGCATCGGCCTGGACCTCTGCGCCAGCGACCCCGACGTCATGTGCGCGATCTACTCCGACCGCACGGGCTACTTCGCCGGCCTGTACCGCTCCACCAACGGCGGCAGCAGCTGGACGCGCACCAGCGACGGCGGCCTCTCCGGCGTCTACGCGAGCTACGGCTGGTGGTTCGGCAACGTGCGCGTCCATCCGGCCAACCCGCTGGTGATCTTCGTGGTCGGCTACGACTTCTACCGCAGCACCAACGGCGGCGGCTCCTACAGCTTCGCCGGCGGCAGCATGCACGTGGACCACCACGCCCTGGCCTTCGGCCCCGGCGCGAGCCCGGTGATGTACAGCGGCAACGACGGCGGCGTCTATCGCAGCTCCAACGGCGGCACCGTCTGGAGCTTCCTGCCCGAGCAGCCGGTGACTCAGGTCTACCGCATGGCGCTCTCGGCCACGAATCCGAACGTGCTCTTCCTCGGGGCGCAGGACAACGGCACGAACCGCAGCACGGGCGGCGCGGCCGACGATTTCCAGAACGTCTACGGCGGCGACGGCTTCGGCCCCCTCGTCCATCCCACCAACGGCCAGCAGGTCTGGGCGCAGTACCAGTACGGCGGCCTCGGCTACTCGTCCAACGGCGGCGGCTCCTTCACCGGCGCCACCAGCGGCATCGGCGGCAGCGACCGCGTGGCCTGGAACGCGCCCATCGTGCAGGATCCCACGGATCCGGGCCGCCGCTACTTCGGCACCAACAAGCTCTACCGCAGCGCGTCGAACACCAGCTGGACCGCCGTCAGCGGCGACCTCACCGGCGGCCCCGGCGGCAGCGGCGGACAGGTGGCGGGGACGATCACGGCCATCGGCGTCTCGCCGCTGGACGGCCAGGTGCTCTGGACCGGCAGCGACGACGGGCACGTCAACGTCAGCACGAACGGCGGCGCGAGCTGGACCGACGTCTCCGCCGGCCTGCCCGTCCGCTGGATCACCAGCGTCAAGGGCGATCCCTTCGTCCGCGAGACGGCCTACGTCACCGTGAGCGGCTTCCGCTGGGCGGAGCCGCTGCCGCACGTCTTCCGCACGACCGACCTCGGCGCCACCTGGACGCCCATCGCGAGCAACCTGCCCGAGGCGCCGGTGAACGACATCCTGCCCGACCCGGACACGCCGGACCGCCTCTGGGTCGCCAGCGACCTCGGCGTGTACCAGAGCACGAACGGCGGCGGCGCGTGGAGCATGCTCGGCGCAGACCTGCCCAACGTGGTCGTGAGCGAGCTGGATCTCGACGCGGCGAACCGCCGCCTTTACGCCGGCACCTACGGGCGGAGCGTCTTCACGATCGACGTGGACCAGCTCACCGCCGCGCCCCCGGCGGCCCTGGCGCCGGGCCGCCTGCTCGCGCCCTACCCGAACCCCAGCGAGGGCGGCAGCTGGATTGCCTGGAGCTTGTCGCGGGAGGCGTCGCTCGACGTTTCCGTGTACAGCGTGGCGGGGCGGCGGGTCTGGCAGACGCAGCGCGCGGCGGCCGGCGGCGAGGGGCGCCTCTTCTGGGCCGGCGAGGACGAGCACGGCCGCGCCCTGCCCAGCGGCGTCTACCTGGCGCGGGTGAGCGCGGCGGGGCGCGAGCTCGGCGCGGCGACGATCACGCTGCGGCGCTAG
- a CDS encoding serine/threonine protein kinase, which translates to MRDLLHIGKQDASAETQPLTLPSLSGLPPELLEEASRRLGLLGLMYSAVYALAFYGSSIPAWFREGGAPEYLRGMSGIISNIFIALGIAVWLAVRHLKLPPHRLLDLGLIFEVVAALGIGLPQIWGLYPEYTPAVFNSGHYVGVPWECIWILIFPLIAPNSPGKTLIASLLAAAMPAAVLTASKFYGPTDRALPLLPFYNYYLFTTFLCALQAVIISRMVFRYGARLRKAQEMGQYRLTRLIGRGGMGEVWRAEHRMLARPAAVKLIRPDSLQGDTTARLAQLRRFEREARATAALRSVHSIDVYDFGITPDSSFYYVMELLEGQDMDSFVKHFGPLPPGRALHWLRQACHALEDAHGRGLIHRDLKPANLFICRLGPDCDFVKVLDYGLVKDSDRNAAETQLTRDGLAFGTPGYMAPEMAMGAGAADARSDIYALGCVGYFLLTGVQVFEGETPLATVLKHVKDEPLPPSQRSETPVPADLEGVIMACLAKEPGARPISAAMLADRLAACRDAATWSPRQAREWWDLHLPADPSMGLPRPAAASARR; encoded by the coding sequence TTGCGCGACCTTCTCCACATCGGCAAGCAGGACGCGAGCGCCGAAACCCAGCCGCTCACCCTGCCCTCGCTGAGCGGGCTCCCTCCCGAGCTGCTCGAGGAGGCGTCGCGCCGCCTGGGGCTGCTGGGTCTGATGTACTCGGCGGTCTACGCCCTGGCCTTCTACGGGTCCTCGATCCCGGCCTGGTTCCGCGAAGGGGGGGCGCCCGAGTACCTCCGGGGCATGTCCGGGATCATCTCCAACATCTTCATCGCGCTGGGGATCGCGGTGTGGCTTGCGGTGCGCCATCTCAAGCTGCCGCCGCACAGGCTGCTGGACCTGGGTCTCATCTTCGAGGTGGTCGCGGCGCTGGGGATCGGCCTGCCGCAGATCTGGGGCCTCTACCCCGAGTACACGCCGGCGGTCTTCAACTCCGGCCACTACGTGGGCGTGCCCTGGGAGTGCATCTGGATCCTCATCTTTCCGCTGATCGCGCCGAACTCGCCGGGCAAGACGCTCATCGCCTCGCTGCTGGCGGCGGCCATGCCCGCGGCCGTGCTCACCGCGTCCAAGTTCTACGGGCCCACCGACCGCGCGCTGCCGCTCCTGCCCTTCTACAACTACTACCTCTTCACCACCTTCCTCTGCGCGCTGCAGGCGGTGATCATCAGCCGCATGGTGTTCCGCTACGGCGCCCGTCTGCGCAAGGCGCAGGAGATGGGGCAGTACCGGCTGACGCGGCTCATCGGGCGCGGCGGCATGGGCGAGGTCTGGCGCGCCGAGCACCGCATGCTGGCGCGGCCCGCGGCCGTTAAGCTGATCCGCCCCGACTCGCTGCAGGGCGACACGACCGCCCGCCTGGCCCAGCTCCGCCGCTTCGAGCGCGAGGCGCGCGCCACCGCGGCGCTGCGTTCGGTGCACAGCATCGACGTCTACGACTTCGGCATCACGCCCGACAGCAGCTTCTACTACGTGATGGAGCTGCTCGAGGGGCAGGACATGGACAGCTTCGTGAAGCACTTCGGCCCGCTGCCGCCGGGCCGCGCGCTGCACTGGCTGCGCCAGGCCTGCCACGCGCTGGAGGACGCGCACGGGCGCGGGCTCATCCACCGGGACCTCAAGCCGGCGAACCTCTTCATCTGCCGCCTGGGGCCGGACTGCGACTTCGTGAAGGTGCTCGACTACGGCCTGGTCAAGGACAGCGATCGCAACGCCGCGGAGACGCAGCTCACGCGCGATGGGCTGGCCTTCGGCACGCCCGGCTACATGGCGCCGGAGATGGCCATGGGCGCGGGCGCGGCGGATGCGCGCAGCGACATCTACGCGCTGGGTTGCGTCGGCTACTTCCTGCTCACGGGCGTGCAGGTCTTCGAGGGCGAGACGCCGCTGGCCACCGTGCTGAAGCACGTGAAGGACGAGCCCCTGCCGCCGTCCCAGCGCAGCGAGACGCCGGTGCCCGCCGACCTCGAAGGCGTGATCATGGCCTGCCTCGCCAAGGAGCCCGGCGCGCGTCCTATCAGCGCCGCGATGCTCGCCGATCGACTCGCGGCCTGCCGGGATGCCGCGACCTGGAGTCCCCGCCAGGCGCGGGAGTGGTGGGACCTGCACCTGCCCGCAGACCCCAGCATGGGGCTGCCGCGACCCGCGGCGGCGTCGGCCAGGCGCTAG
- a CDS encoding PAS domain S-box protein, with protein sequence MSVSERPSLDLFDAIADPVIVWDSAGAPLFINRAATELLGWTEDALRATPTSLATGGLLADLLAGARPHLDAAAGRMRLGVCAIRTADGRTRHACAHATALDAGAWLLQLRLVSEPPGETEHFRAVFDNAEDGIFIKDRGLRYVAVNPSLCAILGRPEADLLGRRAGDLFPPDVATTLEDIDRRVLNGEQVESVDELPIHGQLHTVQIVRSPVRDASGRIVGVCAISRNVTSARRLEQALRDSEERLRILTENLPGAVFSYIRDVDGRQVDAYRSAGLARILGAENARKLNADEIEYRALVHPDDWNSMPPARPMADSDRLRFEAEYRVLTDDGDHRWVHVQSTGLPISGGRVLWYGVVLDVDERKRMDARLRTVTRQLQALTEHMPGVVFSYSRSPDGRRESVYLSPGLEAQLGPELASRAQGDVDLLLDLMHPDDRPAVTDGDTRLPDGVLRSDVEYRTLTDAGTYRWMYSRATGLPQHDGSVLWHGFIVDIDERKRMEEALGDAHRRLQSLADNLPGLIYSYRRHVDGHRESIFISPGGLEAIVGPRHAAAMQRNLDFHDTLLHPEDPYTLAPMRPGPDGAPLLFHREYRLRHDDGDYRWVDSRATGFPEVDGTVLWHGLMIDITRRKRAEEELRLHSDTLERANRELDEAMLRAESGMAARARFLATMSHEIRTPLTAILGFAELLLESPEPDPARMRESLELISDNGQYLLKILNEVLDYSRIEAGKLALEAQAYSPAELLEELRALMRVRAEAKGLELKLDLDAGLPASLQGDSTRLRQILLNLIGNAVKFTHEGCVCVRAQVANQKLQVFVDDTGIGLPPGDLERLFDAFEQGDASDARAYAGTGLGLAISRSLARLMGGDIGALRRPQGGSRFVVTLPAITQVPAGATVVPGSPLANGGRLRGHVLLVEDNATNRTLARLLLEDMGVTVEEAEDGHAALRLAKAARDAGALHDAVLMDIQMPGLDGYAATRALREGGYTLPIIALTAHALEEHREKCLAAGCDDYCPKPIDRNELFRILAVWLSAQGANSAEP encoded by the coding sequence ATGAGCGTTTCGGAACGTCCATCCCTTGATCTCTTCGACGCCATCGCGGACCCGGTGATCGTCTGGGACTCCGCCGGCGCGCCCTTGTTCATCAACCGGGCCGCCACCGAACTGCTCGGCTGGACCGAGGACGCGCTCCGCGCCACGCCGACGTCCCTGGCGACCGGCGGCCTGCTCGCCGATCTCCTCGCCGGCGCCCGCCCGCATCTCGACGCCGCCGCCGGACGGATGCGGCTGGGCGTCTGCGCCATCCGCACCGCCGACGGCCGCACGCGTCACGCCTGCGCGCACGCCACGGCCCTCGACGCGGGCGCCTGGCTCCTGCAGCTCCGCCTCGTGAGCGAGCCGCCGGGCGAGACCGAGCACTTCCGTGCAGTCTTCGACAACGCCGAGGACGGCATCTTCATCAAGGATCGCGGCCTGCGCTACGTCGCGGTGAATCCCAGCCTCTGCGCCATCCTGGGCCGCCCCGAGGCCGATCTGCTGGGCCGTCGCGCGGGGGATCTCTTTCCCCCCGACGTGGCGACAACGCTCGAGGACATCGATCGCCGCGTTCTGAACGGCGAGCAGGTGGAGTCCGTCGACGAGCTGCCGATCCACGGCCAGCTGCACACGGTGCAGATCGTGCGGTCGCCGGTGCGCGACGCGAGCGGCCGGATCGTCGGCGTCTGCGCCATCTCCCGCAATGTCACCTCCGCGCGGCGGCTCGAGCAGGCGCTGCGCGACAGCGAAGAGCGCCTGCGCATCCTCACCGAGAACCTGCCGGGCGCGGTGTTCTCCTACATCCGCGACGTGGACGGCCGTCAGGTCGACGCCTACCGCAGCGCGGGGCTCGCCCGCATCCTCGGCGCCGAGAACGCGCGCAAGCTGAACGCGGACGAGATCGAGTACCGCGCGCTGGTGCATCCCGACGACTGGAACAGCATGCCGCCGGCGCGACCCATGGCCGACAGCGACCGTCTCCGCTTCGAGGCCGAGTACCGCGTCCTCACCGACGACGGCGACCATCGCTGGGTGCACGTCCAGAGCACGGGCCTGCCGATCTCCGGCGGCCGGGTGCTGTGGTACGGCGTCGTGCTGGACGTGGACGAGCGCAAGCGGATGGACGCGCGCCTGCGCACGGTGACCCGCCAGCTGCAGGCGCTCACGGAGCACATGCCCGGCGTCGTGTTCTCCTACTCCCGCTCGCCGGACGGGCGGCGCGAGTCCGTCTACCTGAGTCCGGGCCTGGAGGCCCAGCTGGGTCCCGAGCTGGCCAGCCGCGCGCAGGGCGACGTGGACCTGCTGCTGGACCTGATGCACCCCGACGATCGCCCGGCGGTGACCGATGGCGACACCCGCCTGCCGGACGGCGTCCTGCGCAGCGACGTGGAGTACCGCACGCTCACCGACGCGGGGACCTACCGCTGGATGTACAGCCGCGCCACCGGTCTGCCCCAGCACGACGGCTCGGTGCTCTGGCACGGGTTCATCGTGGACATCGACGAACGCAAGCGCATGGAGGAAGCCCTGGGCGACGCCCATCGCCGCCTGCAGTCGCTCGCCGACAACCTGCCCGGCCTGATCTACTCCTATCGGCGCCACGTGGACGGACACCGCGAGAGCATCTTCATCAGCCCGGGCGGCCTGGAGGCCATCGTCGGCCCAAGGCACGCGGCGGCCATGCAGCGCAACCTCGACTTCCACGACACGCTCCTGCACCCCGAGGACCCCTACACGCTCGCGCCCATGCGCCCCGGTCCCGACGGCGCGCCGCTGCTCTTCCACCGCGAGTACCGCCTGCGCCACGACGACGGCGACTACCGCTGGGTGGACTCGCGCGCCACGGGCTTCCCCGAAGTCGACGGCACGGTGCTCTGGCACGGCCTCATGATCGACATCACGCGACGCAAGCGCGCCGAGGAGGAGCTGCGCCTGCACTCCGACACCCTCGAGCGCGCGAATCGCGAGCTGGACGAGGCCATGCTGCGCGCGGAGAGCGGCATGGCCGCGCGCGCCCGCTTCCTGGCCACCATGAGCCACGAGATCCGCACGCCGCTCACGGCGATCCTCGGCTTCGCGGAGCTGCTGCTCGAGTCGCCCGAACCGGATCCGGCGCGCATGCGCGAAAGCCTCGAGCTGATCTCCGACAACGGGCAGTACCTGCTCAAGATCCTCAACGAGGTGCTGGACTACTCGCGCATCGAGGCGGGCAAGCTCGCGCTGGAGGCGCAGGCCTACTCGCCGGCCGAGCTGCTGGAGGAGCTGCGCGCGCTGATGCGCGTCCGCGCCGAGGCCAAGGGCCTCGAGCTGAAGCTCGACCTCGACGCCGGCCTCCCCGCCTCGCTCCAGGGCGATTCCACGCGGCTGCGGCAGATCCTGCTCAACCTCATCGGCAACGCGGTGAAGTTCACGCACGAGGGCTGCGTCTGCGTCCGCGCGCAGGTGGCGAACCAGAAGCTCCAGGTCTTCGTGGACGACACCGGCATCGGCCTGCCCCCCGGCGACCTGGAGCGCCTCTTTGACGCCTTCGAGCAGGGCGACGCCTCCGACGCGCGCGCCTACGCCGGCACGGGCCTCGGACTGGCCATCAGCCGCAGTCTCGCGCGGCTGATGGGCGGAGACATCGGCGCCCTCCGGCGGCCGCAGGGCGGCAGCCGCTTCGTGGTGACCCTGCCGGCCATCACGCAGGTTCCGGCCGGCGCCACGGTCGTGCCTGGTTCCCCGCTGGCCAACGGGGGACGCCTGCGCGGCCACGTGCTGCTCGTGGAGGACAACGCCACGAATCGCACGCTGGCGCGTCTGCTCCTGGAGGACATGGGCGTCACGGTGGAGGAGGCCGAGGACGGCCACGCGGCCCTGCGCCTGGCGAAGGCCGCGCGCGACGCGGGGGCGCTACACGACGCCGTGCTGATGGACATCCAGATGCCGGGTCTCGACGGCTACGCCGCCACGCGCGCCCTCCGCGAGGGCGGCTACACCCTGCCGATCATCGCCCTCACGGCGCACGCGCTCGAAGAACACCGGGAGAAGTGCCTCGCCGCCGGCTGCGACGACTACTGTCCCAAGCCCATCGACCGCAACGAACTCTTTCGCATCCTCGCCGTCTGGCTCAGCGCCCAGGGCGCGAACTCCGCCGAGCCCTAG